A single Desulfovibrio gilichinskyi DNA region contains:
- the larC gene encoding nickel pincer cofactor biosynthesis protein LarC — MKSLLIDPRMAGVAGDMLLSALLDLTGDQECIPLLNKAVCELTHCTASIKAVHATSMGIGAVRMEIGLKGERFASAEDLARAFKNISNFMEMSPEVIDKGLEVISTLSEAESAVHKGHYHLHEVGSVDTVIDIAGVLWLLDKYDYMSGKISCLPVAVGNGIISMDHGELPAPAPATLEILCKRSIPVASSTEQFELATPTGVALLACIVDDFIKVYPTSTPLKIGKGAGNAELKVSPNIIRIIENISSCENNEQAVLLETLIDDASGEVLGHALNEMLDAGALDAYISSATGKKNRPAQLVSILCLPGEERRMSRKLMQHTGSIGVRAQVVNRFIAGRKIDKYQVEINGTKYPVRIKISTFDRHLISRKPEFDDLVEISKQTGLSPRIISEEVKRQCFLPIKDSK, encoded by the coding sequence ATGAAATCACTATTAATTGATCCACGAATGGCCGGTGTAGCCGGAGACATGCTTTTATCCGCCCTGCTGGACCTTACAGGAGATCAGGAATGCATTCCCCTCCTCAATAAAGCCGTTTGTGAATTAACTCATTGCACCGCCTCCATTAAAGCCGTACATGCCACATCCATGGGTATAGGAGCTGTACGGATGGAAATCGGGCTTAAAGGTGAACGATTTGCATCCGCAGAAGATCTTGCAAGAGCTTTTAAAAACATTTCAAACTTCATGGAAATGTCGCCTGAAGTGATTGATAAAGGACTTGAAGTAATATCAACACTGTCAGAGGCTGAGTCCGCAGTTCACAAAGGCCACTACCACCTGCACGAAGTTGGTTCGGTTGATACTGTTATTGATATAGCCGGAGTTCTTTGGCTTCTCGATAAATACGACTATATGAGCGGTAAGATTTCCTGTCTTCCTGTAGCTGTCGGCAACGGCATTATTTCAATGGATCATGGCGAACTTCCCGCCCCTGCCCCTGCAACTCTCGAAATTCTTTGTAAAAGATCAATCCCTGTAGCTTCTTCAACCGAGCAGTTTGAACTGGCTACTCCGACAGGAGTGGCGCTGCTTGCCTGTATCGTTGATGATTTTATAAAAGTTTACCCGACTTCAACACCTCTTAAAATCGGAAAAGGAGCCGGCAACGCAGAATTAAAAGTATCCCCGAATATTATCAGAATTATTGAGAATATTTCCTCTTGCGAAAATAATGAACAGGCCGTCTTACTTGAAACTCTGATTGATGACGCAAGCGGAGAAGTGTTAGGTCATGCTCTAAACGAGATGCTTGATGCAGGTGCTCTTGATGCCTACATCAGTTCGGCGACAGGCAAAAAGAACCGCCCTGCACAGCTTGTTTCAATTCTGTGTCTCCCCGGTGAAGAAAGAAGAATGAGCCGTAAACTCATGCAGCATACAGGCTCTATCGGAGTGCGTGCGCAAGTTGTGAACAGATTTATCGCAGGTCGCAAAATTGATAAATATCAAGTTGAAATAAACGGAACGAAGTATCCGGTAAGAATCAAGATATCTACATTTGACCGACATTTAATCAGCAGAAAACCAGAGTTTGATGATTTAGTAGAAATTTCAAAACAAACAGGACTCTCACCGCGCATAATTTCTGAAGAAGTTAAGCGGCAATGTTTCCTGCCTATAAAGGATTCTAAATAA
- the galE gene encoding UDP-glucose 4-epimerase GalE: MNSDNKKLSLLVCGGAGYIGSHMARMLDSYGYEVTVFDNLSTGYSKALKWGEFIKGDLRNPDDLDKALGSKKFDAVFHFSGLIVVSDSVKHPFQYYDNNVTGTLNLLQAMRNHGVNKFVFSSSAAVYGEPVMDLITESHPLAPLNPYGKTKLYVEEIIADYATAYNFNSVSFRYFNAAGAHPDGSIGEAHRPETHLIPNILLSSLDQGRKLKIFGDDYPTPDGTCVRDYIHIQDLCEAHLAAINFLETAHGAHSFNLGNGNGFSVLDVINAAGDVIGKKIPYEFEPKRDGDSPRLVADSSKAHNILNWTPRYKDLREIIETAYRWHKNPVF, from the coding sequence ATGAATAGCGATAATAAAAAACTTTCTCTACTAGTATGCGGCGGAGCCGGATATATCGGTTCTCATATGGCGCGAATGCTTGATAGTTACGGCTATGAAGTTACTGTATTTGATAACCTTTCTACAGGATATTCCAAAGCTCTTAAATGGGGAGAGTTTATAAAGGGAGATTTAAGAAACCCCGATGATCTGGATAAAGCTTTAGGCTCTAAAAAATTTGACGCTGTATTTCATTTCTCCGGCCTGATTGTTGTCAGCGACTCAGTGAAACACCCTTTTCAATACTATGACAACAACGTTACAGGGACCTTAAACCTTTTGCAGGCCATGCGTAATCATGGCGTTAATAAATTTGTTTTCTCATCCTCAGCGGCTGTATACGGTGAACCGGTCATGGACTTAATTACTGAAAGTCACCCGCTTGCTCCGCTGAATCCATATGGAAAAACCAAACTATATGTAGAAGAAATTATTGCGGATTATGCAACTGCGTATAATTTTAACTCCGTAAGCTTCAGATATTTCAATGCGGCAGGTGCTCATCCTGATGGTTCAATAGGTGAAGCTCATCGCCCTGAAACTCACCTCATTCCTAATATTTTGTTAAGCAGCCTTGATCAGGGTCGCAAGCTTAAAATATTCGGCGACGATTACCCTACTCCTGATGGAACATGTGTTAGAGATTATATTCATATTCAAGATTTATGCGAAGCGCATCTTGCTGCAATAAATTTTTTGGAAACAGCCCACGGCGCTCACTCTTTTAACCTCGGAAACGGAAACGGGTTCAGCGTATTAGATGTCATCAACGCCGCCGGTGATGTTATCGGCAAAAAAATTCCATATGAATTTGAACCGAAACGAGATGGTGACTCACCAAGACTTGTCGCAGACAGCTCAAAAGCACACAATATTCTTAACTGGACACCCCGCTATAAGGATCTGCGTGAAATTATTGAAACAGCATATCGTTGGCATAAAAATCCTGTTTTTTAA
- a CDS encoding DUF4139 domain-containing protein → MLKKLILSIFFMFITSSSYAAAITTDRVVFYPSSADISRVVTAEITVGTDAENSDKIVTFILPGQALPDTFSIEPRTKQIVINDVSWSRDDLVQSPAASDIEKKINVLNAKLMAVKAQIQAVEGGILFWNERAKVQQTKVGEVDKVADLVVSNLSKLYNQSVELNSQSRDISVIITELKRKLNEVSGQSKSRWIITVSVAGTKSKHADFKINYMLSNCGWRPKYKLDAYPDQNKVKFSFDAEIWQGSGMDFHNFDVALATVKENSRIFPPELGLWTIAPKHEDEPMQKKYARSMMVMESAMTNSADKAVADPAPIQVKKSTYSIWELGTKNIIAGPARKYSILNENWNAEYSFLSRPSATADVYVSAKMKLQDAKDFPVGQALVLMEGAMIGKIDFSFFGKDKTLFFGADPVLKAERKTLEKYSGAKGVFGSKQTYKWKYLISLINPRKIPVLIKVQEPAPSSGDERIKLSDSAKPKAIVKDNNFEWDITVPANQKAEIQYDIDLNAPEDMKIDLGLGR, encoded by the coding sequence TTGCTAAAAAAATTAATACTATCCATTTTTTTTATGTTTATAACGTCCAGCAGTTATGCTGCTGCGATTACTACTGACAGAGTTGTTTTTTACCCTTCCAGCGCGGATATTTCAAGAGTTGTTACTGCTGAGATCACAGTCGGCACGGATGCTGAAAATTCTGATAAAATTGTGACTTTTATTCTTCCCGGGCAAGCTTTGCCCGATACATTTTCGATAGAACCACGGACAAAACAGATTGTAATTAATGATGTTTCGTGGAGTAGAGATGACTTGGTTCAATCTCCGGCGGCTAGTGATATCGAAAAAAAAATAAACGTGCTTAATGCAAAATTAATGGCAGTAAAGGCTCAAATTCAAGCAGTTGAAGGAGGTATCCTTTTTTGGAACGAAAGAGCTAAAGTTCAACAAACCAAAGTTGGAGAAGTTGATAAAGTTGCTGATTTAGTTGTTTCAAACCTGTCAAAGCTCTATAATCAATCTGTAGAATTGAACAGTCAAAGCAGAGATATTTCGGTCATTATCACCGAATTGAAAAGAAAGCTTAACGAAGTTTCAGGACAAAGTAAAAGTCGGTGGATTATTACTGTTTCTGTAGCTGGAACAAAAAGCAAGCATGCGGATTTTAAGATAAACTATATGTTGAGTAACTGCGGTTGGCGTCCCAAATATAAACTGGATGCCTATCCTGACCAGAATAAAGTTAAATTTTCTTTTGATGCTGAGATTTGGCAGGGTAGTGGAATGGATTTTCATAATTTTGATGTAGCCCTTGCGACAGTTAAAGAAAATTCACGTATTTTTCCTCCTGAATTAGGACTCTGGACAATTGCTCCGAAGCATGAAGATGAACCGATGCAAAAAAAGTACGCACGTTCAATGATGGTTATGGAATCTGCTATGACAAATAGTGCTGATAAGGCTGTTGCCGATCCTGCTCCGATACAGGTTAAAAAGTCCACATATTCAATATGGGAACTCGGCACAAAAAATATTATTGCTGGGCCGGCGCGAAAGTATTCCATATTAAATGAAAACTGGAATGCCGAGTATTCATTTCTATCACGACCATCCGCTACTGCTGATGTATATGTTTCAGCGAAAATGAAACTTCAAGATGCAAAAGATTTTCCAGTAGGGCAAGCTCTGGTTTTAATGGAAGGAGCTATGATCGGGAAAATTGATTTTTCTTTTTTCGGTAAGGATAAAACTTTGTTTTTTGGAGCTGACCCCGTACTTAAGGCAGAGCGAAAAACCTTAGAAAAGTATTCAGGAGCAAAAGGTGTTTTCGGATCAAAACAGACTTACAAGTGGAAGTATCTAATCAGTTTGATTAATCCAAGGAAAATACCTGTTTTGATAAAAGTTCAGGAGCCTGCGCCGTCTTCAGGAGATGAAAGAATAAAATTAAGTGATTCTGCTAAGCCTAAAGCAATAGTCAAGGATAATAATTTTGAATGGGATATAACTGTTCCAGCAAATCAAAAAGCTGAAATTCAGTATGATATTGATTTGAACGCACCCGAAGATATGAAAATTGATCTAGGTCTTGGCAGATAA
- a CDS encoding OmpP1/FadL family transporter: protein MKNKFTVYVGILLCVIGVTLSSGLCKRAEASGFALYEWSARGNALGGAMIARADDPSAIAWNAAGMTQLNGTQVLAGVSGIAIENDLTTTYNGNTQSASTKDKIYVPPHSYFTHQLNDKFWFGIGTFTRYGLGTTFSEDWAGRYSSYSTELNSFSINPNLAYKYNDYISFSLGLELMYVRADLRKKFDPTGANDPDDTSHDIDQRLIVDGISPGFNAGLRITPCDEWAIGFSYRSKMLHHADGSASYNLPAGMSPTTLFNDSAVTMSMNTPNMFFFGLEYKPIPNFSVEADAIYSEWSEYSDITYHFDKSTAIGRKNVTVNKKWEDVWRFQFGVEYLPIENLALRAGYVYDQSPIREGYEDYMLPTNDRQIVSTGFGVTFDKLVVDVSYMYLWMKDRDIKARAGTGVLDTSTKNGQSHVVGLSLGYNF from the coding sequence ATGAAGAACAAGTTTACAGTATATGTAGGTATACTACTTTGTGTGATCGGAGTTACATTGTCTTCCGGACTCTGTAAAAGAGCTGAAGCTTCAGGGTTCGCCCTATATGAATGGAGTGCTCGCGGTAATGCTCTTGGGGGAGCGATGATTGCCCGCGCAGACGACCCTTCTGCCATTGCTTGGAACGCTGCCGGAATGACACAGCTTAACGGAACTCAGGTGCTAGCCGGTGTGTCAGGAATTGCGATTGAAAATGATTTAACAACCACCTATAATGGAAACACCCAGTCAGCCTCCACTAAAGATAAAATTTATGTTCCACCTCATTCATATTTCACACATCAGTTAAATGATAAATTTTGGTTTGGAATTGGTACATTTACACGTTACGGACTTGGCACAACTTTTTCAGAAGACTGGGCGGGAAGATACTCTTCGTACAGTACAGAACTGAACTCATTTTCAATAAATCCTAATCTCGCTTACAAGTATAATGATTATATTTCGTTTTCACTGGGGTTGGAACTTATGTACGTAAGAGCTGACCTTCGCAAAAAATTTGACCCTACAGGTGCTAATGATCCGGATGACACTTCACATGATATTGACCAGCGTCTCATTGTTGACGGAATCTCTCCCGGCTTTAACGCAGGTTTAAGGATTACTCCATGTGATGAATGGGCTATAGGGTTTTCTTACCGCAGCAAGATGCTGCACCACGCAGACGGATCTGCAAGCTATAATCTGCCTGCCGGTATGAGCCCGACGACACTGTTCAACGATTCTGCCGTAACAATGTCTATGAATACGCCTAATATGTTTTTTTTCGGATTAGAATATAAGCCGATTCCAAACTTCAGTGTTGAAGCCGATGCAATCTACTCTGAATGGAGCGAATACAGTGACATTACATATCACTTTGATAAATCTACTGCTATCGGAAGAAAAAATGTTACTGTAAACAAAAAATGGGAAGATGTTTGGAGGTTTCAATTTGGTGTTGAATACCTGCCCATTGAAAATTTAGCTTTAAGGGCCGGTTATGTTTATGACCAGAGTCCTATCCGTGAAGGATATGAGGACTACATGCTCCCGACCAATGATAGACAGATAGTTTCAACAGGTTTCGGAGTGACATTTGATAAACTGGTAGTAGATGTTTCTTACATGTACTTGTGGATGAAAGATCGCGATATCAAAGCAAGGGCCGGAACAGGTGTTCTTGATACTTCCACTAAAAACGGCCAGAGCCATGTTGTAGGACTGAGCCTCGGATATAACTTTTAA
- a CDS encoding TlyA family RNA methyltransferase: MAKKERADHMLYEQGLSDTLEQATRIIMAGHAHFLKNGQKTPIEKPGMQLDPSLEIVVKGKDRFVSRGGYKLLTAIEELGLDPNGKTALDAGASTGGFTDCMLQFGALKIYAADVGYGQLHWKLQQDERVINLERVNLRIAEPDLIPEKVDLVVCDVSFISLKNILPSLVRFLKDTGEIVCLIKPQFEVAQGQTDKGVVRDEDLRQQTVDMIVDFASSELQLKLKGLVPSSIKGPKGNQEYLAYFIR; this comes from the coding sequence GTGGCTAAAAAGGAACGCGCAGACCACATGCTTTATGAGCAAGGTCTTTCGGACACCCTCGAACAGGCTACGCGAATAATCATGGCGGGACATGCGCACTTTCTAAAAAACGGCCAAAAAACACCTATAGAAAAACCGGGGATGCAACTAGACCCGAGTTTAGAAATAGTTGTAAAAGGTAAAGACCGATTTGTCAGTCGCGGCGGCTACAAATTACTTACAGCCATAGAAGAACTTGGACTTGATCCAAATGGTAAAACAGCACTGGATGCCGGAGCTTCAACAGGCGGATTCACCGATTGTATGCTCCAATTCGGTGCACTTAAAATCTACGCAGCGGATGTAGGTTACGGGCAGCTGCATTGGAAGCTGCAACAGGATGAACGTGTAATTAACTTAGAAAGAGTTAATTTACGGATTGCTGAACCTGACCTGATCCCGGAAAAAGTAGACCTCGTTGTTTGTGATGTTTCGTTTATTTCATTAAAAAACATACTTCCTTCGTTAGTACGATTTTTAAAAGACACCGGCGAAATTGTATGTTTAATTAAACCTCAGTTTGAAGTGGCTCAAGGACAAACAGACAAAGGAGTTGTCAGAGATGAAGATCTCAGACAACAAACCGTCGACATGATTGTCGATTTTGCATCTTCTGAGCTTCAATTAAAGCTAAAAGGATTAGTTCCTTCAAGCATTAAAGGACCGAAGGGAAATCAGGAATACCTAGCGTATTTTATACGATAA
- the thrC gene encoding threonine synthase produces MSQANTFPKYRGKMEYHCLGCGQHYGIDELYYTCPECGSVFILQDLTFDELKKTSGQEWRDLFDARTATKKDSLRGIFRFYELFAPVIEEKDILYLGEGNTPIVASSPNLNEIIGITTAYKNDGQNPSASFKDRGMACAFSYINALLAKNNWDEILTVCASTGDTSAAAALYASYIGGPVKSVVILPEGKVTPQQLAQPLGSGAKVLEVPGVFDDCMKVVEHLADNYRVALLNSKNSWRILGQESYAFEVAQWYDWDLTNKCIFVPIGNAGNVTAIMAGFLKLYELDIIKELPRIFGVQSAHADPVYRYYSVDDPKEREFKPVTVQPSVAQAAMIGNPVSFPRVKYFADKYEAIGGKKSFQVIQVSEQLIMDSMLLANAHGHIACTQGGECLAGLIRAKELGLISDTESAVLDSTAHQLKFVGFQDMYYQNKFPAEYEVTPDSSKANSPELVISAELKKTMSESDYISKAASNVVAMLGLEKK; encoded by the coding sequence ATGTCTCAAGCTAATACTTTCCCTAAGTACAGGGGGAAAATGGAATATCACTGTCTAGGTTGCGGTCAGCATTACGGAATAGATGAATTATATTATACCTGTCCTGAATGCGGATCAGTTTTCATTCTTCAAGATCTCACTTTTGATGAATTAAAGAAAACCAGCGGTCAGGAGTGGCGCGACTTGTTCGATGCCCGTACTGCCACCAAAAAAGACAGCCTCCGAGGCATTTTCAGATTCTACGAACTATTTGCGCCTGTAATTGAAGAAAAAGATATTTTATACCTTGGTGAAGGCAACACTCCCATTGTTGCTTCAAGCCCTAATTTAAATGAAATCATCGGGATTACGACCGCTTATAAAAATGACGGACAAAATCCGAGTGCTTCTTTCAAAGACAGAGGCATGGCATGCGCCTTCAGTTATATTAACGCACTTCTTGCCAAGAATAACTGGGATGAAATTCTTACTGTCTGTGCTTCAACCGGTGACACCTCCGCAGCTGCGGCTCTTTATGCATCATATATCGGCGGCCCCGTTAAATCAGTTGTCATTCTTCCTGAAGGAAAAGTTACTCCGCAGCAGCTTGCACAGCCTCTTGGAAGCGGAGCTAAAGTGCTGGAAGTTCCCGGAGTCTTTGATGACTGCATGAAAGTTGTTGAGCACTTGGCCGACAACTATAGAGTCGCCCTGCTCAACTCTAAGAACTCATGGAGAATTCTCGGTCAGGAATCCTATGCGTTCGAAGTTGCTCAGTGGTACGATTGGGACCTTACAAACAAATGTATTTTTGTCCCGATAGGTAATGCAGGAAACGTAACTGCGATTATGGCAGGTTTTTTGAAACTTTACGAGCTTGATATTATTAAAGAACTACCTCGCATCTTCGGTGTCCAGTCTGCACATGCAGATCCCGTTTACCGCTACTACTCTGTGGATGATCCGAAAGAACGCGAATTCAAGCCGGTTACCGTACAACCTTCAGTTGCGCAGGCCGCAATGATCGGAAATCCTGTTTCATTTCCGAGAGTAAAATATTTCGCGGATAAATATGAAGCGATAGGTGGCAAAAAATCATTTCAAGTCATCCAAGTTTCTGAACAGCTTATTATGGACAGCATGCTTCTCGCTAATGCACACGGTCACATTGCATGTACTCAAGGCGGGGAATGCCTTGCTGGACTGATCAGAGCTAAAGAACTTGGGCTTATCAGTGACACTGAATCCGCTGTACTCGACTCTACAGCTCATCAACTCAAATTCGTCGGCTTCCAAGATATGTATTATCAAAACAAATTCCCGGCAGAGTATGAAGTCACCCCTGATTCATCCAAAGCAAACTCACCTGAGCTTGTGATCAGTGCTGAACTTAAAAAAACAATGTCCGAATCTGATTACATTTCAAAAGCCGCTAGTAATGTTGTTGCAATGCTGGGTTTGGAGAAAAAATAG
- a CDS encoding DUF456 domain-containing protein — protein sequence MITALAVLIILLMFSSLALHIFGLPANWIILAFVIGWKLFFPATMSWNFISILALIAVVGEILEFAAQYFGGKKYGATGRGSLGAFVGAIAGAILGAPFFFGLGALPGALLGSFGGCLVLELTHGRTFAEAQHSAWGAFWGKAFGLAIKISLGVWMFTLSIPKIWPS from the coding sequence ATGATTACAGCTCTGGCTGTGCTGATCATTCTGCTTATGTTCAGCTCGTTAGCCCTGCATATTTTCGGACTGCCTGCAAACTGGATTATTCTTGCTTTTGTTATCGGATGGAAATTATTTTTTCCTGCAACAATGAGCTGGAACTTTATATCCATTTTAGCTTTAATCGCGGTGGTCGGTGAAATTTTAGAATTTGCAGCACAATACTTCGGCGGGAAAAAATACGGGGCAACCGGTCGTGGCAGCTTAGGTGCTTTTGTCGGTGCAATAGCCGGAGCTATCTTAGGAGCACCGTTTTTTTTCGGACTCGGAGCACTTCCCGGGGCTCTTTTGGGGTCATTCGGAGGTTGCCTGGTTCTTGAACTTACTCATGGCAGAACTTTCGCTGAAGCCCAGCACTCCGCATGGGGAGCTTTCTGGGGGAAAGCATTTGGATTAGCAATCAAAATCAGTCTCGGGGTGTGGATGTTTACCTTAAGCATCCCTAAAATTTGGCCGTCTTAA
- a CDS encoding phenylacetate--CoA ligase family protein, with protein MYFDKAEVLERSELEKLQVERLKKTIDLAANSPYYSESFKKNNINSSVIKTIDDVKRLPFTTKDDLRSQYPHGLLTKPLDEFVRLHASSGTTGTPTAVFYTQKDLDTWADLMARSLYAVGVRRSDILQNMSGYGLFTGGLGIHYGSERLGCLTIPAGAGNTKRQIKLIRDFNVTALHIIPSFALYFAGKVREEGYDPADMPWKIALIGAEPHTEYTRQKIEEELHIKAYNSYGLTEMNGPGVAFECTEQSGMHVWEDSYIAEIIDPETGESVPDGEIGELVMTTLTREGMPIIRYRTRDLTRFIPGQCKCGRTSKRIDRIVGRADDMLIIKGVNIYPMQIENIIMAMPEVGQNYLIELFREGFIDQIKVKVEIKDQYFVEDMRALQGLQKKIANKLRDEILVTPRVELVQHDSIPKSDGKAKRVLDLREVEA; from the coding sequence ATGTATTTCGATAAAGCTGAAGTGCTAGAGAGAAGTGAACTTGAAAAACTACAAGTTGAACGACTTAAAAAGACTATCGATCTAGCCGCAAACTCTCCATACTACAGCGAATCTTTCAAAAAAAATAACATTAATTCTTCCGTTATCAAAACTATTGATGATGTGAAAAGATTACCTTTTACTACAAAAGATGATCTTCGCTCTCAATACCCCCACGGACTGTTGACAAAACCTCTTGATGAGTTTGTCCGTCTCCATGCCTCCTCCGGAACAACCGGAACCCCTACTGCTGTTTTTTATACTCAGAAAGATCTCGATACATGGGCCGATCTTATGGCTCGCTCTCTTTACGCTGTGGGAGTTCGACGCTCTGACATTTTACAAAATATGTCAGGATATGGACTTTTCACAGGCGGACTTGGAATTCATTACGGTTCTGAGCGTCTGGGATGTTTGACTATCCCGGCAGGAGCTGGGAACACTAAACGCCAGATCAAACTTATCCGCGATTTTAACGTAACAGCATTGCACATAATTCCCTCATTCGCGCTCTACTTTGCAGGCAAAGTCAGAGAAGAAGGATATGACCCAGCAGATATGCCGTGGAAAATTGCCCTCATAGGTGCAGAACCGCACACTGAATATACCAGACAGAAAATAGAAGAAGAGCTCCATATTAAAGCCTATAACTCGTATGGTCTCACTGAAATGAACGGTCCCGGTGTAGCTTTTGAGTGTACCGAACAAAGCGGAATGCATGTATGGGAAGACTCCTACATCGCTGAAATTATTGATCCGGAAACCGGAGAATCTGTTCCAGACGGTGAAATAGGTGAACTTGTTATGACGACCCTTACCCGCGAAGGGATGCCGATAATCCGCTATAGAACAAGAGACTTAACCAGATTCATTCCAGGACAATGCAAGTGCGGCAGGACATCAAAACGCATCGACAGAATAGTCGGCCGCGCAGATGACATGCTCATCATTAAAGGGGTAAATATTTACCCTATGCAAATTGAAAATATTATTATGGCCATGCCGGAAGTCGGACAGAACTATCTCATTGAACTTTTCAGAGAAGGGTTCATTGACCAGATTAAAGTTAAAGTTGAAATTAAAGATCAGTATTTTGTTGAAGATATGAGAGCGTTGCAAGGACTGCAGAAAAAAATTGCAAACAAACTTAGAGATGAGATTCTAGTTACACCGCGAGTTGAATTGGTTCAACATGACTCTATTCCAAAATCTGATGGAAAAGCTAAACGAGTTCTGGACCTTAGAGAAGTAGAGGCTTAA
- the dnaB gene encoding replicative DNA helicase translates to MQNQKQNRRKPNSNYNSDGASSGAPSDLLRKVPPHNLEAEQAVLGGVFLSNNIFNDLVDIVHSDDFYSPAHHEIFQAFEALYSKNVPIDIVTVNEYLTSCGKIDTVGGPVYLADLANSVISSANALHHAEIVAEKKIQRSLIDAAALIISDSFEAQDVKALLDHSEQAIFEITDAKKTTTIKSSKELIKEVFQELEHRVEQKSLVTGIPTTYTKFDEMTAGLQNSELIIIAGRPSMGKTAFALNVAMRAALHSGVPTAVFSLEMAMGQLMTRMLACHGKVDLARLRTGQLDDEDWAKLYEAAQDLTEAPIFIDDTPALSTMELRARCRRLKSQHNLGLVMVDYLQLMRSSARTDSREQEISDISRSLKALAKELKIPVIALSQLNRKVEERTDKRPMMSDLRESGAIEQDADIILFLYREDFYNKKEDKPITNKAEVIIGKQRNGPTGIVELAFFGNYTAFENLAAEPYPSEYSDE, encoded by the coding sequence CTGCAGAACCAGAAGCAGAACAGGCGTAAGCCTAACTCGAATTACAATTCAGACGGAGCATCATCAGGTGCTCCGTCTGATCTTCTAAGGAAAGTACCCCCTCACAACCTTGAAGCAGAACAGGCTGTGCTGGGCGGAGTTTTTTTAAGCAATAATATATTCAACGATCTCGTCGATATTGTCCATTCTGACGATTTTTATTCCCCTGCTCATCACGAAATATTTCAGGCTTTCGAAGCCCTGTATTCTAAAAATGTCCCGATAGATATTGTTACCGTCAACGAATACCTTACCAGTTGCGGAAAAATTGATACTGTCGGCGGACCTGTTTATCTGGCAGATCTTGCCAATTCTGTAATCAGTTCTGCGAATGCACTTCATCACGCAGAAATTGTAGCTGAGAAAAAAATTCAGCGCAGTTTGATTGATGCTGCCGCCCTAATTATATCTGATAGTTTTGAAGCTCAGGACGTTAAAGCATTACTTGATCACTCTGAACAAGCAATCTTTGAAATTACTGATGCCAAAAAAACTACTACAATTAAAAGCAGTAAAGAACTTATCAAAGAAGTTTTTCAAGAACTGGAACATCGAGTCGAGCAAAAATCACTCGTAACAGGCATACCGACTACATACACAAAATTTGATGAAATGACGGCAGGGCTTCAAAACTCAGAACTCATTATTATTGCAGGTCGCCCAAGTATGGGTAAAACGGCTTTTGCTTTGAACGTTGCCATGCGCGCAGCTCTTCATAGCGGAGTCCCTACAGCTGTATTCTCACTTGAAATGGCTATGGGCCAGCTTATGACAAGAATGCTCGCCTGCCATGGTAAAGTTGATCTTGCCAGATTAAGAACAGGTCAGCTTGACGATGAAGACTGGGCAAAGCTTTATGAAGCAGCTCAAGACTTGACAGAAGCTCCTATTTTTATTGATGATACTCCAGCTCTTTCCACAATGGAACTTAGAGCAAGATGCAGGAGACTTAAGTCGCAGCATAATCTTGGTCTGGTAATGGTTGACTACCTCCAGCTTATGCGCTCCAGTGCGCGCACAGACTCCCGTGAACAAGAAATTTCCGATATTTCACGTTCATTGAAAGCGTTAGCAAAAGAATTAAAAATACCGGTAATCGCACTTTCACAGCTTAACCGTAAGGTTGAAGAACGTACGGACAAAAGACCTATGATGTCCGACCTTCGAGAATCCGGAGCGATTGAACAGGATGCTGATATTATTTTATTCCTCTACCGTGAAGATTTTTATAACAAAAAAGAAGACAAACCTATTACGAATAAAGCCGAAGTCATTATTGGTAAACAGCGAAACGGTCCTACCGGAATTGTTGAATTAGCCTTTTTCGGCAACTATACTGCCTTCGAAAATCTTGCAGCCGAACCTTACCCGTCTGAGTATAGCGATGAATAA